The Deltaproteobacteria bacterium DNA window AGGTGATAGCCCAGGCCGCGGTTCTCTGCCCTTCTCTGGAGGTGGCAAACAGGCTGCTCGTAAGCCAGGGCATAGAAACTGAAGGCAACAAGATCCGAACTACCTGTATACAGATAGGTAAAAGCATGCTTGCCCGGCGTTCCCGGCTGCCTGTTTCCGAAAATGAAAAATTCCATGGCGCACGCGTGGTTATTGGCATCGATGGTGGCAGATTACATACTCGCAACCAGAAGAGAGAACGCAGACGTAAGTCCACAGGCCACCATGGTTTTCACAGCCGTTGGCGTGAACCCAAGATGATTGTCATTTACGTCCTCGACAGCAATGGAAATTGCAGCAGGGAACATCTGCCCATTCATGATGCCGCCCTGGGTAATGCTGACGCTGTATTTGTTCTGCTCGAAAAATACATGGCAGAAGCTGGTGTTACGGAAGCCAAAGAGATCATCTTTGTTGGTGACGGCGCCCACTGGATATGGGATCGCATCAAAACCATTGCACACAATCTGGGCATTGATTCGAAAAAAATAATTGAAGTAGTGGATTTCTACCATGCCTGTGAACACATCTCTGCAGCCATAGAGTCTGTTCCCGGTTTATCTGATTGCAAGAGGAAAAGATTGTACAAAGATCTACGCAGTTTTCTGGCTCAGGGTAAAATAGACAGGGTAATCAATGAGATACGTCTAAGGGCTACCTCCGAGTCAGTCCTTGCCAGATGTTGAAAAAGAGCTGGCATATTTTGAAAGGCATAGAGACCGAATAAGGTACAAATACTATCGCAGAAAAAAGATACCAATAGGCAGTGGTGCTGTTGAAAGTGCGATCAGGCGGATGATCAATTTACGCATGAAGGCCCCCGGGACCTTCTGGAAAGAGGATACAGCCGAAATTTTCCTTTACCTTAGATCCCAACTGATATCAGGAAGATGGGACCTGTGCTTCAAAAGTGAAACATAAAAATAGACGAGTAGCCATTACAGGAATTGGTATTATTTCCTGTTTGGGCCTGAACAGAGATGAAGTGCAGATTTCCCTCAGGGAAGGAAGAAGCGGCGTACGTTTTATTCCTGAACGTAAGGCTTTGGGGTTTCAGAGCGCGCTTAGCGGTATTGTTGAGGGTTTTGATCCGAAGAGTGTTCTGGACCGGAAGCAGCGCAAGACACTGCCAGAATACGGCCTTTGGGCCTGGTCTGCAGTGTCCCAGGCCCTGGAGCAGGCCGGTATTCATCCCGACAGCTTGACCGGTGACGAGAAAACAGGAGTGGTATTCGGCAACGATTCCTCTGCTGTTACAGCAGTTGAGCAGGTGGATACGCTTCGATCTGCCGGGGAGACAAAGGCCATAGGCAGCGGACACATATTCCGGCTGCTCGCCAGCACTGTTACCCTCAACCTGAACACCATTTTGGGAATACGTGGGGTATCCTGGACTGTAAGCGGGGCCTGCGCGAGCGGTGTCATGGCAGTAGGCCAGGGGGCGGAAATCATAGCCTCCGGCAGGCAAGATCGCATAATTTGTGGTGGGGTGCAGGAGATTTCCTGGGAATCCATGTGCAGCTTTGATGCCTTGGGGGCCTTTTCGCGCAGGGAAAATGATCCTGAGGCGGCTTCCCGTCCGTTTGATCAAGACCGGGACGGGCTGGTCCCCAGCGGCGGGGCCGCTGCTATCGTTTTAGAGGCATTCGAATTGGCGAAGGCACGGGGTGCTCAGATATTGGGCGAGGTCATGGGTTATGCCAACACATCAGACGGTTACCGTATAGCAGTGCCTAGCGAAGAGGGATTGGAACGGGCGATGCGCTGTGCCCTGATGGATGCCGCCCTTTCTCCTGATGATATTGATCTGGTTTTGTCACATGCCACCTCAACCCTGGCTGGTGACAGGGCGGAGGCAATTGCCCTGCGCAAAATTTTTGATCTGGATGGGGTAAAAAAAGGGCCAATTGTATCCGCAGTAAAGGGCCTGACCGGTCACGAATTCTGGATGGCAGGCGCATCACAAGTTGTATATGGTCTGCTGATGGCATGGGGCGGTTTCATGGCGGGAAATCCCAACCTTGAAGTGCCGGATCCCGCCGCAGAGGTCTTATATCTACCTCAAAAAACCGTTATGATCAGACCACGCTTTATGCTTTGCAATGCATCCGGTTTTGGTGGAACCAATGCCTGCCTGGTTGTAAGGATTGCTTGATGAAGGCTGAAGTCGTTGTTATAGGGAGCGGGATAAGCGGTTTGACAGCCGCGGCCTCACTGGCCAAACGAAATAGACAGGTCATAATAGTTGAACGGAATCAAAAACCGGGAGGGGCGCTAAAGCATTTCGTCAGGAGAGGGATACCTTTTGACGTTGGCTTCCACTACTCAGGATGTCTGGGATCAGGAGAAATATTACGTGTTTTGTGGGAATATTTGGGTGTATGGCCGCACTTACGTGTATATCCTTTCCCATCAGAAGGAAACGACCGTTTAATACTCAGAAATTCTGGAAAATCTGTTCGGGCCTTTTTTTCTTATGAGCGTTTGGAAGACGAATTGCGGCAGGCCTTTCCCAATGAAGCAAAGGGGGTTGCAACCTATCTCAAGGCCCTGAGAGATATATGTGATTCCATTCCTTTCTACAATCCGGATCTTCCCCTTACCCCGTTTCTGCGAGGCCTTCTTCCATCGGCAGAAATCGGATTGGCCCCATTTCTTACATCCCTGATTAAAGATCCCGATCTTCAGGCTGTGTTGGCATCGCCGGCCTTTCTTTACGGTGTTTCTCCCAGAAAAGCCAGTCTTGCAGTGCATGCCATGGTTGCTCACGCCTTTATCTCAGGGGCCTATGCCATAGACGGAGGTGGACAGGCCATAGTGGATGCATTTTTGTCAGTTTTCAGAAAAGCCGGCGTGGAAGTGATTACCGGTCAGGAAGTTGAATCAATATTTGTTACAGATGGAAAAGTGGCCGGGATCAAGACCTCTGAAATGGAGATCCATTGCTCACAGGCAGTTTACACCGGTCATCCCACTGGTTTGTTAAACCTGGTTCCTGAAGGGACTTTTCGGCAGGCTTACCATAGTCGGCTGCAAGGCCTGGAAAACACAACCTCTATGTTTGTAGTATTTGGAGCAGTAGATAATCCGGCTTCCTTGAGGGATCTGACCTGGGTTAATCACTATGCCATTCCAAGCGGGCTTGATATACTTGATGTTAATCTGATATGTCCGGAAGAAGGCGCCTTGCTGATGACAGCACCCGGCCGTAGATATTCAGATCCTGCCTTGTCCGGTGCAAAGCGGGGCATAATATTGATGCGACCGGCATCCTGGGATGAAGTCGCCCCATTTTCTATGGAGGCAGGAAAGGCGCGACCGGCATCCTATAAAAAGTGGAAGACTCAATCCGCCGACAGATTATTAGACCAGGCGAAAAAGCTTTGGGGTTTTAGCGGCATTGAGCCGTTGGCAATAGGGAGTCCCCTTACATTCAGGGACAAGCTGGGCGTCCCTGGGGGCGCGGTGTATGGAGTACAGCATTGCCTGAACCAATATAACCCTGGAGCCAAAACCCGCCTCTCAGGTTTATGGCTCAGCGGACAAGGAACATTAATGACCGGAATAGTAGGGGCCTCTCTTTCAGGACTTGTAACCGCAGGTGAAATTGAAGGCCTGGAGCCCCTGTGGGACGAGGTGAGACAGTGTCGCTGAAGCGGGTAGTTATCACCGGGCGTGGGGCCGTATCGCCGTTTGGATTAGGGGTGGCTGATCTATTGGATGGGGTGTGGAATGGACGATCTGGCATACAACTGATGCCGGATTGGCAGAGCATTCAAGGACTTCAATGCCACATGGCAGGGCCGGTTCCGCCTTTTGAAGCCAAGCCCTTATTGCCCCGCACAATTCGGCGAACTATGGGGCCAATGGCTATTTACGCCACTCTGGCCGCCAAAGAGGCAGTCTCGGATTCCGGACTTGAGCCGGACTTTCTGGCATCAGGAAAGGTGGGGGCGGCAATCGGGTCCACTACCGGGAGCCCCAGAATATACGAGGCATTGTACAGGCAGTTCTTACCCGAAGAGAGTGTTGAACATGTGCGCTCCGGGATGTTTTTTAAGATCATGGGGCATTGCTGCGCAGCCAATGTCTGCCTTGCCCTCGGAATAACCGGCGAACAGTGGGCACCCACAAGCGCCTGCACCTCATCAGCACAGGCCCTGGGTCTTGGTTATATGTTGATTCGCTCCGGCCGGCAAGAGGCAATGCTATGCGGCGGAGCTGATGAGGTCCATCCTACGGTCACAATGGTATTCGACGTGATAAAAGCGGCCTCACGAAGTCATGATTTTCCTTTGATTGCTCCCAGACCATTTGACCTAAACAGGGACGGAGTCGTTTGCGGTGAAGGTGGTGGCATCCTGGTCCTGGAAAGCCTGGATTCTGCTTTAAGGCGTGAGGCAAATATCTATTGTGAGATCCTGGGGTTTGGCCATGTAAATGACAGCAAGAGCATTGCCAATCCGCATGAGGACTCTATGGCCAGGACAATGCGTAATGCCTTGGCCGAGGCCGGATTGAACGGAGATGACATTGATTATGTAAATGCACATGCCACAGGGACCGTGCTTGGAGATATAGCAGAGGCCGTTGCAATCAATAACATATTTGGTAAAGATGTGCCGGTCAGTTCGTACAAAGGGCAT harbors:
- a CDS encoding beta-ketoacyl synthase, producing MKHKNRRVAITGIGIISCLGLNRDEVQISLREGRSGVRFIPERKALGFQSALSGIVEGFDPKSVLDRKQRKTLPEYGLWAWSAVSQALEQAGIHPDSLTGDEKTGVVFGNDSSAVTAVEQVDTLRSAGETKAIGSGHIFRLLASTVTLNLNTILGIRGVSWTVSGACASGVMAVGQGAEIIASGRQDRIICGGVQEISWESMCSFDALGAFSRRENDPEAASRPFDQDRDGLVPSGGAAAIVLEAFELAKARGAQILGEVMGYANTSDGYRIAVPSEEGLERAMRCALMDAALSPDDIDLVLSHATSTLAGDRAEAIALRKIFDLDGVKKGPIVSAVKGLTGHEFWMAGASQVVYGLLMAWGGFMAGNPNLEVPDPAAEVLYLPQKTVMIRPRFMLCNASGFGGTNACLVVRIA
- a CDS encoding NAD(P)/FAD-dependent oxidoreductase, which codes for MKAEVVVIGSGISGLTAAASLAKRNRQVIIVERNQKPGGALKHFVRRGIPFDVGFHYSGCLGSGEILRVLWEYLGVWPHLRVYPFPSEGNDRLILRNSGKSVRAFFSYERLEDELRQAFPNEAKGVATYLKALRDICDSIPFYNPDLPLTPFLRGLLPSAEIGLAPFLTSLIKDPDLQAVLASPAFLYGVSPRKASLAVHAMVAHAFISGAYAIDGGGQAIVDAFLSVFRKAGVEVITGQEVESIFVTDGKVAGIKTSEMEIHCSQAVYTGHPTGLLNLVPEGTFRQAYHSRLQGLENTTSMFVVFGAVDNPASLRDLTWVNHYAIPSGLDILDVNLICPEEGALLMTAPGRRYSDPALSGAKRGIILMRPASWDEVAPFSMEAGKARPASYKKWKTQSADRLLDQAKKLWGFSGIEPLAIGSPLTFRDKLGVPGGAVYGVQHCLNQYNPGAKTRLSGLWLSGQGTLMTGIVGASLSGLVTAGEIEGLEPLWDEVRQCR
- a CDS encoding beta-ketoacyl-[acyl-carrier-protein] synthase family protein; the protein is MSLKRVVITGRGAVSPFGLGVADLLDGVWNGRSGIQLMPDWQSIQGLQCHMAGPVPPFEAKPLLPRTIRRTMGPMAIYATLAAKEAVSDSGLEPDFLASGKVGAAIGSTTGSPRIYEALYRQFLPEESVEHVRSGMFFKIMGHCCAANVCLALGITGEQWAPTSACTSSAQALGLGYMLIRSGRQEAMLCGGADEVHPTVTMVFDVIKAASRSHDFPLIAPRPFDLNRDGVVCGEGGGILVLESLDSALRREANIYCEILGFGHVNDSKSIANPHEDSMARTMRNALAEAGLNGDDIDYVNAHATGTVLGDIAEAVAINNIFGKDVPVSSYKGHLGHTLGAAGALETIVLLEMLNRQEVVPTLNLERPDPACSVINLVHSVDKLPLNIVLKNSFALGGVNTAMVLRRWTE